The following proteins are encoded in a genomic region of Desulfurococcaceae archaeon:
- a CDS encoding FAD-dependent oxidoreductase — MLTMGDYMRFNFMCRERVRNMGARVAVVGAGPSGLAATGYLSCEGYDVDVYDKLPLPGGLMVFAIPHWRIPPERVLNGARELEERFSVKFILKTKVYSDGEVHEEGDDFVEKRASLEDLLGNYDLVLVSTGTWVSKIPKLPGSSAKGVTTALEYLYKWRVFEYGYTTSRPYVGKNVIVIGAGYSAVDAAERALKAGSEVYLVYRRTIREAPAGIYEIERLKKEGVNFIELVAPVEIVADSDVVKAVKLQKMTLGPPDETGRPKPIPVPGSEFVVEADLVIFATGESPTPPLSSSMAEKLGLKLNKDGTIAVNELMQTSVQKLFAAGDVATGPSRIGPAVRSGLKAARSMHYWFSVKTGRLVSPTQVAAK, encoded by the coding sequence ATGCTTACCATGGGCGACTACATGAGATTCAACTTCATGTGTCGTGAACGAGTAAGAAACATGGGAGCGCGAGTAGCAGTAGTAGGGGCGGGCCCTTCCGGCTTGGCCGCAACCGGGTACCTTTCGTGTGAGGGCTACGACGTAGACGTATACGATAAACTACCACTACCAGGAGGTTTAATGGTGTTCGCGATCCCGCACTGGAGGATACCACCTGAAAGAGTGCTAAACGGGGCAAGGGAGTTGGAGGAAAGGTTCAGCGTAAAGTTCATACTTAAAACTAAGGTATACTCAGATGGGGAAGTACACGAAGAGGGCGACGATTTCGTAGAGAAGAGGGCGAGCCTAGAAGACCTCCTAGGTAACTACGACCTAGTACTAGTATCCACTGGAACGTGGGTTTCTAAAATCCCAAAACTACCAGGATCAAGCGCAAAAGGCGTCACAACAGCACTGGAATACCTCTACAAGTGGAGGGTATTCGAGTACGGGTACACGACCAGCAGGCCTTACGTGGGTAAAAACGTAATAGTTATTGGCGCTGGTTATAGCGCCGTTGACGCAGCCGAAAGAGCCCTTAAAGCGGGCTCAGAAGTGTACCTGGTCTACAGGAGGACTATTCGCGAAGCGCCGGCCGGAATATACGAGATCGAGAGGTTGAAGAAAGAGGGGGTGAACTTCATAGAGCTCGTAGCACCTGTCGAGATAGTCGCAGATAGCGATGTTGTCAAGGCCGTCAAGCTCCAGAAGATGACTCTCGGGCCGCCTGACGAGACAGGTAGACCGAAGCCCATACCCGTACCTGGAAGCGAGTTCGTCGTTGAAGCAGACCTAGTGATATTTGCAACAGGCGAATCGCCAACACCCCCCCTATCGAGCAGTATGGCTGAGAAACTAGGCTTAAAACTCAACAAGGACGGGACAATAGCGGTAAACGAGTTAATGCAAACAAGTGTACAGAAGCTCTTTGCTGCGGGAGACGTGGCCACAGGCCCTAGTAGAATAGGCCCCGCAGTGAGGAGCGGCTTAAAGGCCGCTAGGTCCATGCACTATTGGTTCTCCGTGAAGACGGGTAGACTGGTATCACCCACGCAGGTGGCGGCGAAATGA